One Pseudonocardia abyssalis DNA segment encodes these proteins:
- a CDS encoding ATP-binding cassette domain-containing protein gives MIHARGLARTFRTRRGPVEAVSGVDIDVEPGELVGFLGPNGAGKSTTLRMLTTLIDPTAGTATVAGHDLLTEPVAVRRKIGYVGQNGGAGPDCPVGEELILQGRFYGLTAAESAKRASELIGDLDLTGLDDRIVNTLSGGQRRRLDIAMGLMHLPGLLFLDEPSTGLDPQSRANLWGHIRGLHAERGTTLFLTTHYLDEADALCDRILVIDRGRIVAEGTPDALKRRVSGDLVVVDSTDPARTTDLAGRIGSEVAVEGTVVRFRVEDGAKVLPAVLRELDAAGIAMTAVEVRRPSLDDVFLTLTGRSLREDSPENAEVPA, from the coding sequence GTGATCCACGCACGCGGGCTCGCCCGCACCTTCCGGACGCGGCGCGGACCGGTGGAAGCCGTGTCCGGCGTCGACATCGACGTCGAGCCCGGCGAGCTGGTCGGCTTCCTCGGGCCCAACGGCGCGGGGAAGTCCACGACGCTCCGGATGCTCACCACGTTGATCGACCCGACGGCGGGCACCGCCACCGTCGCCGGGCACGACCTGCTCACCGAGCCCGTCGCCGTCCGCCGCAAGATCGGGTACGTCGGCCAGAACGGCGGCGCGGGCCCGGACTGCCCGGTCGGCGAGGAACTGATCCTGCAGGGCCGCTTCTACGGCCTCACCGCGGCCGAGTCGGCGAAGCGCGCCTCCGAACTGATCGGCGATCTCGACCTCACCGGCCTCGACGACCGCATCGTCAACACCCTGTCCGGCGGGCAGCGCAGGCGCCTCGACATCGCGATGGGCCTCATGCACCTCCCCGGGCTGCTGTTCCTCGACGAACCCTCCACCGGGCTCGACCCCCAGAGCCGCGCCAACCTGTGGGGCCACATCAGGGGCCTGCACGCCGAGCGCGGCACCACGCTGTTCCTCACCACGCACTACCTCGACGAGGCCGACGCCCTGTGCGACCGGATCCTCGTCATCGACAGGGGCCGGATCGTCGCCGAGGGCACCCCCGACGCTCTCAAGCGCCGCGTGTCCGGTGACCTCGTCGTCGTCGACTCCACCGACCCCGCCCGCACCACCGACCTGGCCGGGCGGATCGGGTCCGAGGTGGCCGTCGAGGGCACGGTGGTGCGGTTCCGCGTCGAGGACGGCGCGAAGGTGCTCCCCGCGGTCCTGCGTGAGCTCGACGCGGCCGGCATCGCGATGACCGCCGTGGAGGTCCGCCGCCCCAGCCTCGACGACGTCTTCCTCACCCTCACCGGCCGCTCGCTCCGTGAGGACTCCCCCGAGAACGCCGAGGTCCCGGCATGA
- a CDS encoding dipeptidase — protein sequence MSDAALPPSPVTAAVEAALPGARADLERLVRIPSIWADPAHADDTRRSADAVAELARAAGAADVSVIAAEGGAPAVVAHWPAPDGAPTVLLYAHHDVQPTGGDAEWTSPPFEPTERAGRLYGRGAADDKAGVMTHLAVLRAYDGRPPVGVTLFIEGEEESGSPTLPALLREHHEALACDVIVIADASNPAVDVPALTTSLRGLVDVIIEVSMLERPVHSGVYGGPVGDALTALCRTLASLHDENGEVAVPGLVHGTSEAPEFDEATFRSDVGLLDGVELIGCGTIPERSWNKPAAAVLGIDAPRVDESSNVLLPRARAAVSLRLAPGDDAAKARDALTEHLRAHVPWGARVDIRPHHGTAEPFSIEATGTAYDAARRSFAHAFGTDAVESGIGGSIPFIAEFARTFPGAAVLVTGVGDPASRWHGIDESLDLGMFGRGVLAETLLLADLGGIQVAD from the coding sequence GTGTCCGATGCCGCGCTGCCGCCGTCCCCCGTCACCGCCGCCGTCGAGGCCGCGCTCCCGGGAGCCCGCGCCGACCTGGAGCGGCTGGTGCGGATCCCGAGCATCTGGGCCGATCCCGCCCACGCCGACGACACCCGTCGCAGCGCCGACGCCGTCGCCGAGCTGGCCCGGGCGGCCGGGGCCGCCGACGTGTCCGTGATCGCGGCCGAGGGTGGAGCCCCCGCGGTCGTCGCCCACTGGCCCGCCCCCGACGGCGCACCGACCGTCCTGCTCTACGCCCACCACGACGTGCAGCCCACCGGCGGCGACGCGGAGTGGACCAGCCCGCCGTTCGAGCCGACCGAGCGCGCGGGCCGCCTCTACGGCCGCGGTGCCGCCGACGACAAGGCCGGCGTCATGACCCACCTCGCGGTCCTGCGCGCGTACGACGGGAGACCCCCGGTCGGGGTCACCCTGTTCATCGAGGGCGAGGAGGAGTCCGGCTCGCCGACGCTCCCCGCGCTGCTGCGCGAGCACCACGAGGCCCTGGCCTGCGACGTCATCGTCATCGCCGACGCCTCCAACCCCGCCGTCGACGTCCCGGCGCTGACGACGAGCCTGCGCGGTCTCGTCGACGTGATCATCGAGGTGTCGATGCTGGAGCGGCCCGTGCACTCCGGGGTGTACGGCGGGCCGGTCGGCGACGCCCTCACCGCACTGTGCCGCACGCTCGCGAGCCTGCACGACGAGAACGGCGAGGTCGCGGTCCCGGGGTTGGTCCACGGCACGTCCGAGGCGCCCGAGTTCGACGAGGCCACGTTCCGCTCCGACGTCGGCCTCCTCGACGGCGTCGAGCTGATCGGCTGCGGCACCATCCCGGAGCGCTCGTGGAACAAGCCCGCCGCCGCGGTGCTGGGGATCGACGCACCGCGGGTCGACGAGTCGTCCAACGTGCTGCTCCCCCGCGCCCGCGCCGCCGTGAGCCTGCGCCTGGCCCCCGGCGACGACGCCGCCAAGGCCCGCGACGCCCTCACCGAGCACCTGCGCGCGCACGTCCCGTGGGGCGCGCGGGTCGACATCCGCCCGCACCACGGCACGGCCGAGCCGTTCAGCATCGAGGCCACCGGCACCGCCTACGACGCCGCGCGTCGCAGCTTCGCCCACGCCTTCGGCACCGACGCCGTCGAGAGCGGGATCGGCGGGTCGATCCCGTTCATCGCGGAGTTCGCCCGCACCTTCCCCGGCGCGGCGGTGCTGGTCACCGGCGTCGGTGACCCGGCCAGCCGCTGGCACGGCATCGACGAGAGCCTCGACCTGGGCATGTTCGGGCGCGGCGTACTCGCCGAGACGCTGCTGCTCGCCGATCTGGGCGGAATTCAGGTCGCCGACTGA
- a CDS encoding fatty acyl-AMP ligase, giving the protein MSRFLAMLLESAVGSSRAMTTGEPKTPVRRTWPEVHERARRIAGALRADVAPGTAVGVLAGEPAAIAPAAQAVWLCGGSVTMLHQPTARTDLAVWAEDTVTVLGMIGAELVLLGAPFDALAPVLTERGIAFRTIDELDGEPLTPDAEVAGEGDTALLQLTSGSTAEPKAVRITHGNLFANITGMVAASRLDTDRDVMVSWLPLFHDMGMVGFLTIPMATGLDLVTVTPVDFLTRPLLWAELISKYGGTVTAAPNFAYAVLGRQLARADGPLDLSSLRIALNGAEPIDPDAVDAFVAAGARFGLRPESVLAAYGMAETALGVSFAPVETGLSVDAVDADALEAQRLATPGTGRRFPRLGPPLPGIEVRIVGDDGAVRGEREVGVIHLRGESVTPGYLTVDGPLATQDADGWLDTGDEGYLADGQVVVCGRRKDVIIMGGRNIYPTDIERAAAEAGDVRAGNVVAVRMFAGGDGGRHRESFMVAVESRRAGDPEAEKVIRKDVTTRVVTAVGVRPAEVVVLGPGSLPKTPSGKLRRAATGDLLRARV; this is encoded by the coding sequence ATGTCCCGGTTCCTGGCGATGCTGCTGGAGTCCGCCGTCGGCTCCTCCCGTGCGATGACCACCGGGGAACCGAAGACGCCCGTCCGCCGCACCTGGCCGGAGGTGCACGAGCGGGCCCGGCGGATCGCCGGGGCGCTGCGGGCCGACGTCGCGCCCGGCACCGCGGTGGGGGTGCTCGCCGGGGAGCCCGCCGCGATCGCGCCCGCCGCGCAGGCCGTGTGGCTGTGCGGGGGCAGCGTCACGATGCTGCACCAGCCCACCGCGCGCACCGATCTCGCCGTGTGGGCCGAGGACACCGTCACCGTCCTGGGTATGATCGGCGCGGAGCTGGTGCTGCTCGGTGCCCCCTTCGACGCCCTCGCGCCCGTCCTCACCGAGCGCGGCATCGCGTTCCGCACCATCGACGAGCTCGACGGTGAGCCCCTCACCCCCGACGCCGAGGTGGCGGGGGAGGGCGACACCGCGCTGCTGCAGCTCACCAGCGGCTCCACCGCGGAGCCCAAGGCCGTCCGCATCACCCACGGCAACCTGTTCGCCAACATCACCGGCATGGTCGCCGCGTCGCGGCTCGACACCGACCGCGACGTGATGGTGTCGTGGCTGCCGCTGTTCCACGACATGGGGATGGTCGGGTTCCTGACGATCCCGATGGCCACCGGGCTCGACCTGGTCACCGTCACGCCCGTCGACTTCCTGACGCGCCCGCTGTTGTGGGCCGAGCTGATCTCGAAGTACGGCGGCACGGTCACCGCCGCCCCGAACTTCGCCTACGCCGTGCTCGGCCGCCAGCTCGCCCGCGCGGACGGCCCGCTCGACCTGTCGTCGCTGCGCATCGCCCTCAACGGCGCGGAGCCGATCGACCCCGACGCGGTCGACGCGTTCGTCGCCGCCGGCGCGCGGTTCGGGCTGCGGCCCGAGTCGGTGCTGGCCGCGTACGGCATGGCCGAGACGGCGCTCGGCGTGTCCTTCGCGCCCGTCGAGACCGGGCTGTCGGTCGACGCGGTCGACGCCGACGCGCTGGAGGCGCAGCGGCTCGCCACCCCCGGCACCGGCCGCCGCTTCCCGCGGCTCGGTCCGCCGCTGCCCGGCATCGAGGTGCGGATCGTCGGCGACGACGGCGCGGTGCGCGGCGAGCGCGAGGTCGGGGTGATCCACCTGCGCGGGGAGTCGGTGACGCCGGGCTACCTCACCGTCGACGGCCCGCTCGCCACCCAGGACGCCGACGGCTGGCTCGACACCGGCGACGAGGGCTACCTGGCCGACGGTCAGGTCGTCGTCTGCGGCCGACGCAAGGACGTGATCATCATGGGCGGTCGCAACATCTACCCGACCGACATCGAGCGCGCCGCCGCCGAGGCCGGCGACGTGCGCGCGGGCAACGTCGTGGCCGTCCGGATGTTCGCGGGCGGTGACGGGGGGCGGCACCGCGAGTCGTTCATGGTGGCCGTCGAGTCGCGGCGGGCAGGTGACCCGGAGGCGGAGAAGGTGATCCGCAAGGACGTCACCACGCGGGTCGTCACCGCGGTGGGGGTGCGCCCGGCCGAGGTCGTGGTGCTCGGGCCGGGCAGCCTGCCCAAGACCCCGTCCGGCAAGCTCCGCCGCGCCGCCACGGGCGACCTGCTCCGCGCGCGGGTCTGA
- a CDS encoding ABC transporter permease, whose translation MSVATDTWLIFQRSMKQSLRNPFWVVIGIVQPFLYLALFGPLLIPIVQSTPGFPPGDAWQVLVPALLIQLGLFGGLFVGFSILTEFKAGVVERMQVTPVSRVALLLGRALKETAVLLTQGVLLTVMAIPFGLRAPIGGVIIGLALVAVLGFAASCASYALALRVKSEDAFVPIVQSVFLPLLLLSGILLPMTIAPAWLFALSRANPFVYVVDATRAVFVGDLFTTTALVGIVVAILLAGLSLFWGVRTFQRESA comes from the coding sequence ATGAGCGTCGCCACCGACACCTGGCTGATCTTCCAGCGCTCGATGAAGCAGTCGCTGCGCAACCCGTTCTGGGTGGTCATCGGCATCGTGCAGCCGTTCCTCTATCTCGCCCTGTTCGGCCCGCTGCTCATCCCGATCGTGCAGAGCACCCCCGGCTTCCCGCCCGGCGACGCCTGGCAGGTGCTCGTGCCCGCGCTGCTCATCCAGCTCGGGCTGTTCGGCGGGCTGTTCGTCGGCTTCTCGATCCTCACCGAGTTCAAGGCGGGCGTGGTCGAGCGGATGCAGGTGACGCCGGTCAGCCGCGTGGCGCTGCTGCTGGGCCGCGCGCTCAAGGAGACCGCGGTGCTCCTCACACAGGGCGTCCTGCTGACGGTCATGGCCATCCCGTTCGGACTCCGGGCCCCGATCGGTGGCGTGATCATCGGGCTCGCACTGGTGGCGGTGCTCGGGTTCGCCGCGTCCTGCGCCTCCTACGCGCTCGCGCTGCGGGTCAAGAGCGAGGACGCGTTCGTGCCGATCGTGCAGTCGGTGTTCCTGCCGCTGCTGCTGCTCTCGGGCATCCTGCTGCCGATGACGATCGCCCCGGCGTGGCTGTTCGCGCTGTCGCGGGCCAACCCGTTCGTCTACGTCGTCGACGCCACCCGCGCGGTGTTCGTCGGCGACCTGTTCACCACCACCGCACTCGTCGGCATCGTCGTGGCGATCCTGCTCGCCGGCCTCTCGCTGTTCTGGGGTGTGCGCACGTTCCAGCGCGAGAGCGCCTGA